A stretch of the Takifugu flavidus isolate HTHZ2018 chromosome 1, ASM371156v2, whole genome shotgun sequence genome encodes the following:
- the LOC130539874 gene encoding interferon a3-like: MLTLLVCLSLCVYSQGSPLGCRWLDDKFRLYSQNSLELLDTMVNNSTNSSVEPEEMVIFPQELYRQTFNASAEDKLALAAQIMNETVALLMEDHSGASWDEKQVENVINVLTQQADNLQACMVSPGHKRSEEVERYFNRLSNHILKKMDYSAAAWELIREEIETLLMQTHLLVSTLLSTP, translated from the exons ATGCTGACCCTCCTTgtgtgcctctctctctgcgtGTACAGCCAGGGCTCCCCGCTGGGCTGCCGGTGGCTGGATGACAAATTCAGACTGTACAGCCAAAActctctggagctgctggacacgATG gtgaatAACTCCACCAACAGCTCAGTGGAGCCTGAGGAGATGGTGATCTTCCCTCAGGAGCTCTACAGACAAACCTTCAACGCATCG GCTGAGGACAAACTGGCCCTGGCAGCTCAGATCATGAACGAGACAGTTGCTCTGTTGATGGAGGATCACAGCGGTGCATCATGGGACGAGAAGCAAGTGGAAAACGTGATCAATGTTCTGACCCAACAGGCGGACAATCTTCAGGCCTGC ATGGTGAGCCCCGGACACAAGCGcagcgaggaggtggagaggtaTTTCAACAGGCTGTCCAACCACATCCTGAAGAAGATG GACTACAGTGCTGCAGCCTGGGAGCTGATCAGGGAGGAAATTGAAACTCTCCTGATGCAAACACATCTGCTGGTCTCCACACTGCTCTCCACCCCCTGA